A genomic region of Drosophila simulans strain w501 unplaced genomic scaffold, Prin_Dsim_3.1 Segkk87_quiver_pilon, whole genome shotgun sequence contains the following coding sequences:
- the LOC27209273 gene encoding eukaryotic translation initiation factor 4B isoform X2 → MASAGKKGKKNKGTVISLQSFLCNSDAPVGTTQVSKKIRNLDGDESDDGSGTLPLVYQLPTAPRANRIFDDNSIPHKAPFIAYINNLPFDANEDDLYEFFEGINLISLRLPREDGENGRSRGFGYVELENREDLIHVLSLPDPSIKGRRIRIELSNENDQQSRQKNNRRFDGFGNNGENRDSGNWRRDSQNNGGNFGYSSNFERSFNRERKSLPDRDDVNTPGSWRTSARPQSIDTSPTRREVDQVSEKYREGRVKIADRYSREETSKVEERPKLNLKPRTLPLPDVKTIEIEKNDVDEFNLDKQGGTSSLNVFGSAKPVDTAARELEIEQRLALARKQDTGRREEGLNEKLAELQVDKNDNESPSATVSWRTNQDYKESDKINKYPGEKQRDEEIHKLNHARGQFNRFPNTPYKILQ, encoded by the exons ATGGCTTCCGCAG gaAAGAAGGGCAAAAAGAATAAAGGAACAGTTATATCATTGCAATCATTTCTATGCAATTCTGATGCACCAGTCGGAACAACCCAAGTCtcaaaaaaaatacgaaatttaGATGGCGATGAGAGCGATGATGGAAGTGGTACATTGCCGTTGGTTTATCAGCTTCCAACCGCTCCGAGGGCAAATCGGATATTTGACGATAATTCTATTCCTCATAAAGCCCCATTTATTGCTTATATCAATAATTTACCATTTGACGCAAATGAAGATGACCTCTACGAGTTTTTTGaaggtattaatttaatatctCTGAGACTACCCAGAGAAGATGGCGAAAATGGTCGTTCCAGAGGCTTTGGCTATGTGGAGTTGGAAAATCGAGAGGATTTAATTCACGTACTTAGTTTACCAGACCCCTCTATTAAAGGTCGCCGCATTCGCATTGAGTTATCGAATGAAAACGACCAGCAAAGccgccaaaaaaataataggcGGTTTGATGGCTTTGGTAATAATGGAGAAAATAGAGATTCCGGAAATTGGAGGCGAGATAGCCAAAACAACGGCGGTAACTTTGGTTATTCTTCCAATTTTGAAAGAAGCTTTAATAGAGAGAGAAAATCTTTACCAGATAGAGATGATGTGAACACTCCTGGATCTTGGCGCACGAGCGCAAGACCGCAATCTATTGATACTTCCCCTACACGGAGAGAAGTTGACCAAGTATCTGAAAAATATCGCGAAGGTCGGGTCAAAATAGCAGACAGATATTCTCGAGAAGAGACATCCAAAGTTGAAGAAAGaccaaaattgaatttaaaaccaaGAACCTTGCCATTGCCAGATGTAAAGacaattgaaatcgaaaaaaatgaCGTTgatgaatttaatttggatAAACAAGGCGGAACTTCATCATTAAACGTGTTTGGGTCTGCAAAACCGGTAGATACAGCAGCAAGGGAGTTGGAGATTGAGCAAAGATTGGCTCTCGCTCGAAAACAGGATACGGGTCGCCGAGAAGAGGgtttaaatgaaaaactcGCCGAACTCCAGGTGGATAAAAATGATAATGAAAGTCCAAGTGCAACAGTTAGTTGGCGCACGAATCAGGACTACAAGGAAAGCGACAAAATTAATAAGTACCCAG
- the LOC27209273 gene encoding eukaryotic translation initiation factor 4B isoform X3 has protein sequence MASAGKKGKKNKGTVISLQSFLCNSDAPVGTTQVSKKIRNLDGDESDDGSGTLPLVYQLPTAPRANRIFDDNSIPHKAPFIAYINNLPFDANEDDLYEFFEGINLISLRLPREDGENGRSRGFGYVELENREDLIHVLSLPDPSIKGRRIRIELSNENDQQSRQKNNRRFDGFGNNGENRDSGNWRRDSQNNGGNFGYSSNFERSFNRERKSLPDRDDVNTPGSWRTSARPQSIDTSPTRREVDQVSEKYREGRVKIADRYSREETSKVEERPKLNLKPRTLPLPDVKTIEIEKNDVDEFNLDKQGGTSSLNVFGSAKPVDTAARELEIEQRLALARKQDTGRREEGLNEKLAELQVDKNDNESPSATVSWRTNQDYKESDKINKYPGEKQRDEEIHKLNHARGQFNRLLLYFF, from the exons ATGGCTTCCGCAG gaAAGAAGGGCAAAAAGAATAAAGGAACAGTTATATCATTGCAATCATTTCTATGCAATTCTGATGCACCAGTCGGAACAACCCAAGTCtcaaaaaaaatacgaaatttaGATGGCGATGAGAGCGATGATGGAAGTGGTACATTGCCGTTGGTTTATCAGCTTCCAACCGCTCCGAGGGCAAATCGGATATTTGACGATAATTCTATTCCTCATAAAGCCCCATTTATTGCTTATATCAATAATTTACCATTTGACGCAAATGAAGATGACCTCTACGAGTTTTTTGaaggtattaatttaatatctCTGAGACTACCCAGAGAAGATGGCGAAAATGGTCGTTCCAGAGGCTTTGGCTATGTGGAGTTGGAAAATCGAGAGGATTTAATTCACGTACTTAGTTTACCAGACCCCTCTATTAAAGGTCGCCGCATTCGCATTGAGTTATCGAATGAAAACGACCAGCAAAGccgccaaaaaaataataggcGGTTTGATGGCTTTGGTAATAATGGAGAAAATAGAGATTCCGGAAATTGGAGGCGAGATAGCCAAAACAACGGCGGTAACTTTGGTTATTCTTCCAATTTTGAAAGAAGCTTTAATAGAGAGAGAAAATCTTTACCAGATAGAGATGATGTGAACACTCCTGGATCTTGGCGCACGAGCGCAAGACCGCAATCTATTGATACTTCCCCTACACGGAGAGAAGTTGACCAAGTATCTGAAAAATATCGCGAAGGTCGGGTCAAAATAGCAGACAGATATTCTCGAGAAGAGACATCCAAAGTTGAAGAAAGaccaaaattgaatttaaaaccaaGAACCTTGCCATTGCCAGATGTAAAGacaattgaaatcgaaaaaaatgaCGTTgatgaatttaatttggatAAACAAGGCGGAACTTCATCATTAAACGTGTTTGGGTCTGCAAAACCGGTAGATACAGCAGCAAGGGAGTTGGAGATTGAGCAAAGATTGGCTCTCGCTCGAAAACAGGATACGGGTCGCCGAGAAGAGGgtttaaatgaaaaactcGCCGAACTCCAGGTGGATAAAAATGATAATGAAAGTCCAAGTGCAACAGTTAGTTGGCGCACGAATCAGGACTACAAGGAAAGCGACAAAATTAATAAGTACCCAG